The segment cacaattccagtgggtcagaagtttacatacactaagttgactgtgcctttaaacagcttggaaaattccagaaaatgatatcatggctttcgaagcttctgataggctaattgaccaaatttgagtcaattggaggtgtacctgtggatgtatttcaaggcctacattcaaaatcagtgcctatttgcttgacatcatgggaaaatcaaaagaaatcagctaagacctcagaaaaaaaattgtagacctccacaagtctggttcatccttgggagcaatttccaaacacctgaaggtaccacgttcatctgtacaaacaatagtacgaaagtataaacaccatgggaccacgcagccctcatatcactcaggaaggagactcgtgtcacgccctgaccatgtttattctctatgttggttaggtcggggtttgattaagggtgggttatctaggggaattatatgtctatgttggcctggtatggttcccaatcagaggcagctgtttatcgttgtctctgattggggatcatatttaggtagccattttcccattgtgctttgtgggatcttgtctaggtatagttgcctgtgaccactactctgagcttcacgtttcgtttgttcgctttattgtttttgttctttaagtttctcttccaaataaaaggatggaaacataccacgctgcatcttggtcctctccttataacgatcgtgacagaagatcccaccaccaaaggaccaagcagcatggccagaaggagcagacatcctgggcccgggagagaaaggaggatcaACGGTGACTCCGAAGTTCACGACCACGACGGAAGCCCGAAAGGCAGCCCCCAAAActtgattggggggggggggcacacgggttgGTCGGCGAAGCCGAGGGGCGAGTCTGAGAGCGAAGAGGAATATTGGGATAGACTGAGCGAGGAGTATTGTGAGATAGTTGTGGGGAGTGATGAGGTAGAGTGGATGGTTTGGTGTCTGGAGCAAGACAGTCGCAGTGAGGAGCGTGGGACCAGTCAGGCCCCCTGTTTTGCGGAGATACGcaatgtgtctccagtgcgcatccacagcccggtgcgttctgtgccagctcctcgcacttgccaTGCGAAAgtaagcatccagccaggacggttgtgccggctcagcgctcctggtctccagtacgcctcctcggtccaggatatcctgtgcCGGCCATACGTACTGTGTCTCCAATGCGCCTTCACAGCTCAGTgtgtcctgtgcctcctccctgcactcgccctgaggtgcgtgtcatcagcccagtGCCACCTGTatcggtcccacgcatcaggcctccagtgcgcctccacagtccagtacgtcctgtgcctcctccccgcactcgccctgaggtgcgtgtcatcagcccggtgccatctgtaccggtcccacgcatcaggcctcaagtgtgcctccacagtccagtacgtcctgtgcctgctcctcgcgctcgtcctgaggtgcgtgtcaccagcccagtaccaccagtgccggccccacgcaccaagcttccggtgacagttcccagtccagagcttccggcgacagttcccagtccagagcttcttgcgacagttcccagtccagagcttccagcgacagttcccagtccagagcttctggcgacagttcccagtccagagcatctggcgacgattcacggtccggttcctccggcgacgacccATGGTCCGGTTCATCCGGCGACGACTCACGGTCCGGTTCTTCCGGTGACGagccacggtccggttcctccgatgAATCcacgagcggagtgggtacttcgcccccgtaccggagccgcccccgacggtagatgcccacccggaacctcccctattgagtcaggttttgcggtcggagtccgcacctttgggggggggggggggggggggggtactgtcacgccccgaccatagagagctgtttattctctatgttggttaggtcggggtgtgattatgGGTGGGTTATCAGGGGAattatgtctatgttggcctggtatggttcccaatcagaggcagctgtttattgttgtctctgattggggatcaaatttaggtagccatttccccattgtgctttgtgggatcttgtctaggtatagttgcctgtgagcactacgctgagcttcacgtttcgtttgttcactttattgtttttgttctttaagTTTCTCTTCCAAATAATAGGGtaggaaacataccacgctgcatcttggtccactccttataacaATCGTGACAactccttctgtctcctagagatgaacgtactttgctgttgttctgggattgatttacacttttcgcaccaaaggaccctgtgaagatgctgaaggaaacaggtacaaaagtatctatatccaaagtaaaatgagtcctatatcaacataacctgaaaggccgctcagcaaggaagaggccactgctccaaaaccgccataaaaaagccagactacagtttgtaattgcacatggggacaaagatgatactttttggagaatcattctctggtcagatgaaacaaaaatagaactgtttggccataatgaccatcattatgtttggaggagaaagggggaggcttgaaagccgaagaacaccatcccaaccatgaagcacgggggtggcagcatcatgttgtgggggtgctttgctgcaggagggactgatgcacttcacaaaatagatggcatcatgagggaagaaaattatgtggatattttgaagcaacatctcaagacatcagtcaggaagttaaagcttggtcgcaaatgggtcttccaaatggacaatgaccccaagcatacttccaaagttgtgcaaaatggcttaaggacaacaaagtcaaggtattggagtggccatcacaaagccctgacctcatcctatagaagatttgtgggcagaactgaaatagcgggtgcgaacaaggaggcctacaaacctgactcagttacatcagctctgtcaggaggaaggggccaaatttcacccaacttattgtgagaagcttgtggaaggctacccgaagcgtttgacccaagttaaacaattgaaaggcaatgctaccaaatactaattgagtgtatgtaaacttctgaccaactgggaatgtgatgaaagaaataaaagctgaaataaatcattctctctactattattctgacatttcacattctttaaataaggtggtgatcctaactgacctaaaacagggactttttactaggattaaatgtcaggaattgtgaaaaactgagtttaaatgtatttggctaaggtgtatgtaaacttccaacttcaactgtagatgagaTCATTTTAAAATGATGTTAAACACCaaaatcatattaaacactattgcacacagtgagtcaatgaaacgtattatgtgacttgttaagcaaatttttactacTGAAtatatttaggcttgtcataacaaaagggttgtatacttattgattcaagatatttcagctttcatttttgattgattttgaaaaacataatttcactttgacatcatgggtattgtgtgtaggccagtgatctaaatgtaatcaattttttaaaatcaggctgtaacacaacaaaatgtggaaaggatgtgaatactttctgaaggcagtgtatATAGTCAGACTTATATAGTCAGACTTATATAGTCAGACTTATATAGTCAGACTTATCAGGCCCTCTATGGGAGTGGCTGAAAGTCTCCGAGGCAGTTTCCTAAAAGATCATATACTGACTGACCTAATATTATACCACACGGTATGGGACACTGAGAGCTACGCAATCAAAATACATACACGCCCACACACAAACtgaaacacacagggacacacacaacTAGTCCTGTGGTCCTGAGGGAGCAGTCAACTGGTGTTACTgggtcctcttctcctcctttgaGTGTGTTCTGCCTCCCACAGTGCTATAAACTGTGGTGTTCTCTTTCCCCATAAAGGACCAACAATACGTAGCCTGACCACCTCCCTTTTCCCAAGCTCTGCTTCTATTCAATTCCAATCCAGCGCAGGGGGGAAAAAAGCAAATAGAACAGTATGTTCTGGAGCGTATTATCCTCTTCCTTCCCCTTAACCTGGAAGAGTCTCTCAAGCTCATTTGAAATCAAATGAACATACGTttgttttctctttctctgtttccttTAACTATCAAGCCTTTTTGAGTGTTCGTGACATGTTTGGttagagtgtgtgcgtgtgtgtttgtgtagccttcagtctgtgtctgtgtgtatgcgtgtgcttGTGTAGCCTtcagtgtgtgtctttgtgttgtgtgtgtttgtgtagccttcagtgtgtgtctttgtgttgtgtgtgtttgtgtttgtgtagccTTCAGTGTCCCATACCGTGTTGTTTCTAATTCTTCCTCTTCTGGTGTGTCAagatgtgctttgtgtctgttCTTGCTTCATCTCTCTGCCCTGAAGCAATGCAGGAGAAGACAGGAGTCAAGAGGAGGAAAACAGACAGTCTGACATTGTACATTCAGAGGAGACTGGATATACTTCAGCTAGCTACTGAGGGAGAAAGACACGCAGGCTAGCTTGGGTATCCGTTAAGATACTGCTGCCTTTGTTATATTAAGGTCAATAACCAATGCTCCCTTaacatccctcccttcccctcagaGTGGAACATACCAGGGCTTCTTTGGTAGAGTTTGGTTCGAAGGTTCTCGAAGGCTGGAGTTGTTATTCtgaacttttatgttcactatcactgtatgtgtgtgttcccaaGCATATACAATTAGTGAATTGCATTAGTCAAACACAAACAACAAGATTCTTCTGCCCTGTTGGTTTACCAAGGCATGGTGAAGACAAACATTTTTAGTTTTTGTTCGCTCTTCAAGCCAGGCACTGCCTCATGGTCAGAAAGTATGGATGAGTTTGTTACTGGGACCACAGAGAAATAAACACTGGACTGCAAATACCGCAGCAATATTGAAAACTCTCCAAATTAATTCTGCAGTTTATGAAAGTAATGTATCTCTTTTGACATTCTTATGACACTGTATAAAAATGAATAGTCCAAATCTGAAATTGTAGTGTTTTGCTTAGTTGCCCAATACAATTCACCCTGAATTCTATCTGGAGTTAGTTctacttaagtgataatgcctgagAAGCTGGCAAAACTTAGTCTCgggccggcaaaccgtgccaatatattcaccaaacaccggcttcgagggcattatcacatttatacaacgggttaccaataTTTTGATTATTTTATCCATACTATTTAATATttccaaatatatatatttccgacacaaatctagggttgctacccaagccagctggtcgtttgttctatcggttcggttgccagagatgcGACCCAGTTGTTCaatctttttgttctgtatctatggacgcaacccagacgttcattctaaatgttccattgccatactggctgacaacgttcttatcccttgctttgGTAGATAGCCAACTATGGCTAATTTACAGACACGTCAAACCGTGCTGCCAGAATAATattttaagctgttttctagtgacattttttgggatacatccataacaatgtgCTAATGAAGCACGATTTCGCCTGTGCTCTCTCattaggacactgttgttcagaggaactagccaacaacacagctaacacaataacctcatactgaagctggaaagactgcaaactagctacACTTCGTTTCGTTTGatcttttttcaattgacatttctttgtaaatATCCagaaaaatgatgccagctgattcatgatttcgactggctgagaaactctgcctgcctctctcgtCCCAACCCCgacatgttcattactatgggacagctggagatcgaatttaaatattgaaacaatgttttattaagtgtcagagagacagaaagcaaggaatctccgctgttgaaaactaaatgttagtcgaaaagaaatgtgagataatgtctagattttttttatagtggagatcaagtttataaggtgcctggctgggctgatgagacagtggattgcgcagtcagatggaacagagtaaataggcatttaaCGTTGTAGATTTacccggtggtaacttgtggaatagacgccagctggaatgcagttttaaccaatcagcattcaggattagacccacccattgtataatgTCAAACATCTGACAGTGTATAAAACACACACAGTTCTAGAATGAGGACAtactgcgtgtgtgtgcgtgaacaGAAATCAGACTCATCAGGACAAAGGTCAAATtaaacacacagagactgatctCCTGTTGGTTCTCTGTCCTTGCGGTCCTTTTAtcagaactgaggaacacactgtATGTATATGAGTACACTGTGTCAGGACAAGATAGCAtatgcaaacaaacacagaagAAAATTCCTATTTTTATTGtctgcaggagaggagagggaagaggaaaggGAAGTTCTAAGTGGAGCAGTACACCCATGCTGTAGTGAATGAAGCCTGTAGTGGTGGGAAATGTTACTGCCTGGTTACTTCTATCAGCTATGTGGAAAGAGATTTTCCAGTCACATCCTATCCCATCTTCCTCTGTTGCAGTGGTCACTGGTGGGTCAGACGGAATAGGGGGGGCATATGCCTTTGAAGTAAGTTCCCATTGTTGTTTCTGAATATGCCTGTGACATCCCACCTGTCCATCACTATCTCCTACGGTTCAATGCTACCTGTCTTACCATCACTAACTCCCGTGGTTCAACCCTACCTGTCTGTCCATCACTAACTCCTGTGGTTCAACCCTACCTGTCTGTCCATCACTAACTCCTGTGGTTCAACCCTACCTGTCTGTCCATCACTAACTCCTGTGGTTCAATCCTACCTGACGTTCCATCACTAACTCCTGTGGTTCAACCCTACCTGTCTGTCCATCACTAACTCCTGTGGTTCAACCCTACCTGTCTGTCCATCACTAACTCCTGTGGTTCAACCCTACCTGACTGTCCATCACTAACTCCTGTGGTTCAACCCTACCTGTCTGTCCATCACTAACTCCTGTGGTTCAACCCTACCTGTCTGTCCATCACTAACTCCTGTGGTTCAATCCTACCTGTCATTCTATCACTAACTCCTGTGGTTCAATCCTACCTGACGTTCCATCACTAACTCCTGTGGTTCAACCCTACCTGTCTGTCCATCACTAACTCCTGTGGTTCAACCCTACCTGTCTGTCCATCACTAACTCCTGTGGTTCAACCCTACCTGTCTGTCCATCACTAACTCCTGTGGTTCAATCCTACCTGTCATTCCATCACTAACTCCTGTGGTTCAACCCTACCTGTCTGTCCATCACTAACTCCTGTGGTTCAACCCTACCTGTCATTCCATCACTAACTCCTGTGGTTCAACCCTACCTGTCTGTCCATCACTAACTCCTGTGGTTCAACCCTACCTGTCTGTCCATCACTAACTCCTGTGGTTCAATCCTACCTGACGTTCCATCACTAACTCCTGTGGTTCAACCCTACCTGTCTGTCCATCACTAACTCCTGTGGTTCAACCCTACCTGTCTGTCCATCACTAACTCCTGTGGTTCAATCCTACCTGACGTTCCATCACTAACTCCTGTGGTTCAATCCTACCTGACGTTCCATCACTAACTCCTGTGGTTCAATCCCACTTGTGCAGCTGGCAGGACGTGGGCTGAACGTGGTGATCCTGAGCAGAACCAAGGACAAACTGGATCGGGTGGCACTGGAGATAGGTGGGAGGAACTAacatccttcttcttcttctgggATGAGCAACATTGTCATTGGGGACTGTTTAGATGTTAGGTCAATGGGATCAATAATGTATCTATTGATCTTCATTCCGTGACATTGCTCTTTCACAGAAGAAACCACGGGTCAGAAAGTGAAAGTGATCGTAGCCGACTTCACTGAGGATGACATATACGAGTGCATTGAGGAGAAGCTGAAAGGCTTAAATATTGGTGTATTAGGTACGTGGTTTTCAGATTTTTGTAAGTGCAGTAAGTCGTGTCATTCAGTCGTATTCATTGGAAATGTTAAAAATTAGATTATAAACGGGGTGGTTTGAGCTCtgaatgatgattggctgaaagtcATGGTATATCAGACTATATTCCACGGCTATGACaaaaaatatctatatttttaaggttctaattacgttggtaacaagtttttaatagcaataaggcacaatacgggtttgtggtatatggccaatataccacagctaacgGCTGTATCCAGGTACTCCGTGTTGCGTTGTGCGTTCAGAACAGCCCTAAGCCGTGgtacattggccatataccacacctcctcgggacttattgcttaagtatagtATTATAAATAAGACAAGGAGAAATAATGATCTCCAAAAATGGTCTACCTAATGCCAATGAAAGTTAACATCTTATCCAATCCACACAGTGAATAACGTGGGGATTCTACCCAGTCATATTCCCTGCAAGTTCCTGCAGACTAAAGACCTGGAACAggtgagaggagacagacactaTTGGTTATCTATTAGCCTGACCTCGTACCTCACATGTCCTCTCACCTACATTGATGTTACCTGGTGGGAGACGGAAGACAAAGAAAgggaaacacacttcattattgTATTTGTTTTCCTTCCAGAAAATTACTAAAGTGATCAACTGCAATGTGAAAGCCTTGGTCAAGGTGGGTAGACCTACTGCTATTGAATTACATCAGGTGTTTATGCTTAAAAGGTATACCTCAGGATGTTGGCAATGacgccctttatctacttccccagagtcagatgaactcttggataccatttttatgtctctgtgtcctgtATGAGGGAAGTTATAGGTTGTTTCGCGGGCCAATGCTAagtagcgttagcgcaatgagtggaagtctatgggtatcgcTTTAGGTGTCttcttgtttttaactgacttgtcttaTACTTTATCCCACAGATGTGCCAAATAGTCCTGCCAGGGATGGAGATGAGGTGTTTTTGGAGAGAGGTTTTCCTCAATATAATATTGAGAATTCACACTGTCAATTAATCAAAAGTCCAGTTTACTGAAATTGTCTGTTAATTGCTTGATGAACATATGTTGATGAATGTTAGGAGTAGAACTTGAGTAGTCCTGACCAGAGCCATGTATTTGGATGTATATTCTCTCACAGGGGGAAGGGAATGATCGTGAACATCTCCTCTGGTGTGGCCAGTGTTCCTTCCCCCATATACACAATGTACTGCGCATCAAAGGCTAGTACAGATCTGCTCTGTCTTTCACTTTGAAATCGCTTCACTTAGCTTAATTTAAGTACAGGATGATCAGTAAGTTGTTGAAAAATTATTCTGATTATTTGTTACACAAACTACTAATTCCAAAGTGATTTCAACGTTTCTATGTGGCGGTCTTTGTCCAGGTGTTTGTGGAGAGGTTCTCTCAAGGTCTGCAGGCTGAATATAAAGCTAAAGGAGTCATGATACAGGTGCAGTGATACATCTAAGCATCAGTGTGCATGCATCTATTTTACATTCATATGAATGGGGGAAGGGTGCTCAAATGATCCGTATGTGCACTGACTGTGTACTGGGGATCTGCTATCAGAGCTGGGGTGAATTCTATAGAAATTCCGTCAGTTTAGCAGGTGAATTGAAATTCTAGCTAAATCAATCATTTAAAAAAGTACTCAAGGGAAATAAATGGCACTTTTCAATTGGAAGTTGAATTCACTTCCCCacttgactgaattgaaatggaactgaccTCTGACTTTGTCTGCTCTATTTGTCTGATTTACTCTATTTATCTTTCCTGTATCTCTGTGTCACAGGCAGTGGCTCCATTTGGCGTGTCCACCCCCATGACGGGCTACCAGAAGCCCAACATGGTGACCCTGACAGCGGAGGACTTTGTCAGGTCGTCCCTGGAGTACCTCCTAGCCGGGGACAAGACCTACGGCAGCATCTGTCACACAGTACTGGTAAAACACATGAGAACATTTACAGATTTGGAAAGGAGAAGTATTTACAGTGTATAGTCAGAGCCATCACTGAAACCATGCCActtgcctctctccctcctacaggGTTGGATGGTAAAGACTGTTCCCAAGCAGATCCTCCATAGTGAGAGCATGCAGGACAGTCTACTGGAATATGTGAAGAAAATACTGGGGAAATAGGTGATAGATCACTTGCAACACATACACTATTTTATCATCATATActgtgctttcagaaagtattcacaccccttgactttttccacattttgttgtgttacggcctgaaattgattaaattgagattgtgtaaATGGCCCataatgtttttagacatttttacaaatgaataaaaattaaaagctgaaatgtcttgagtcaataggtattcaacccctttgttatggcaagcctaaataagttcaggagtaaaaatgtccttaacaagtcacataagttgcatggacaaaCTCTGTgctcaataatagtgtttaacatgatttttgaataactaccccatctctgtaccccacacatacaattgtctgtaaggttcggttgagcagtgaatttcaaaacacagtttcaaccacaaagaccagggaggctttccaatgcctcgcaaagaagggaacctattgtcgatgggtaaaaataagaaagcagatattgaatatccctttgagcatgctgAAGTTATAGTTGCATGCTGAATTACACTTTGTCACTTCaaattaaaacttcttagggctaggcaccttttttctcaatttccacctgaatgatgtgcccaaagtaaactgcctgttgctcaggccctgaagccaggatatgcatataattggtaccattggaaagaaaacactttgaagtttgtagaaatgtaaaaaataatgtaggagaatacaacacaatagatatggtaggagaaaatccaaagaaaaaccaaccagaaatgtctttgttttgagagaccatcctcttagaatggCAAGTACGAGATCATTTagaaaattagctccctggatgcaattcctatggcttccacataGTGTCAGTAGTCTATGTTCAAGGTGTCAGGCTTGTAACTTAAAAAATGAagaagaaatatcagttttagtacagggacatagtcttggaaattcgtgtttgcgcgccatgaagacaggacgcacctgataaaatcggtttcctattgaacatacttctttccgtaagaaatattatagtttgattacattttagcgTATCTGAGGGGTAAATAGAAACTTATTTTGACTTATTGAAAAAAAGTTTAGGGGtggattttcggattcctttctctgcatgttgaacgagtggattactcaaattgatggagccaactaaactgactttttgggatataaagaaggattttatctaacaaaacgacactacatgttatagctgggaccctttggatgacaaatcagaggaagattttcagaaagtaagtgaatatttattcgctatttgtgaatttatgaaacctgtgctggtgaaaaaatattttgatgtggggcgccgtcctcaaacaatcgcatggcatgctttcgctgtaatagctactgtaaatcggagagtgcagttagattaacaagaattgaagctttcaaccgataGAAGACacatatgtacctaaatgtttaatatccatgatttttatgattatttatttgaagtgcgcgccctccagtttcactggAAGTTGTGCCGCTAGCGGGATGCCTAGCCCCttacacccagtcactgcaaagatacaggtgtcctttgTAActtagttgccagagaggaaggaaaccactcagggtattcaccatgaggccactggtgactttaaaacagttagagtttaatggctgtgattggagaaaactgaggatggaccaaccacattgcagttactccacaatactgacagagtgaaaataaggaagcctgtatagaataaaaaatattccaaaacatgcatccagtATGTGCATATTTCAAGATATGGCATATGAGGGTGTGATGAGATACCCAATGGGTTCGACCGTATTTCTCTCAACAATCGTTTGGGGGAAAAAATTATTGACTGGAAATCAAATGACCATCCATCATTAAGACAGTGGATGAATCAAATGCATTAATATCTAAATACAactttaaaaaaacattacaagTACCAGAGATATTCAAATGATGAGGAAT is part of the Salvelinus namaycush isolate Seneca chromosome 18, SaNama_1.0, whole genome shotgun sequence genome and harbors:
- the LOC120063373 gene encoding testosterone 17-beta-dehydrogenase 3-like, with protein sequence MDFMEVFFVSLGTAVIVFYGVKMVRFAKMFHPRVWFPQPESFFTSMGEWAVVTGGSDGIGGAYAFELAGRGLNVVILSRTKDKLDRVALEIEETTGQKVKVIVADFTEDDIYECIEEKLKGLNIGVLVNNVGILPSHIPCKFLQTKDLEQKITKVINCNVKALVKMCQIVLPGMEMRGKGMIVNISSGVASVPSPIYTMYCASKVFVERFSQGLQAEYKAKGVMIQAVAPFGVSTPMTGYQKPNMVTLTAEDFVRSSLEYLLAGDKTYGSICHTVLGWMVKTVPKQILHSESMQDSLLEYVKKILGK